The following proteins are co-located in the Camelina sativa cultivar DH55 chromosome 12, Cs, whole genome shotgun sequence genome:
- the LOC109128001 gene encoding putative aquaporin NIP4-1 produces MTSHSDEIEEEQISRIEKGKGKDCHAGIETVICTSPSIVCLTQKLIAEMIGTYFIVFSGCGVVVVNVLYGGTVTFPGVCVTWGLIVMVMIYSTGHISGAHFNPAVTVTFAIFRRFPWYQVITLSNSLSRL; encoded by the exons ATGACTTCCCATAGTgatgaaatcgaagaagaacaaATATCAAGGATTGAGAAAGGCAAAGGCAAAGATTGCCATGCAGGAATCGAGACGGTCATATGTACTTCTCCCAGCATTGTCTGCCTTACCCAAAAG TTGATAGCGGAGATGATTGGGACGTATTTTATAGTATTCTCTGGTTGTGGAGTGGTGGTAGTGAATGTGTTGTATGGTGGAACAGTAACGTTTCCAGGAGTTTGTGTAACTTGGGGTCTCATTGTTATGGTCATGATTTACTCCACCGGTCACATCTCCGGTGCACATTTTAATCCTGCCGTTACTGTCACTTTCGCCATTTTCCGGCGGTTCCCTTGGTATCAGGTCATTACACTCTCTAATTCTCTATCTCGACTTTGA
- the LOC104732670 gene encoding putative aquaporin NIP4-1, whose protein sequence is MIGTYFIVFSGCGVVVVNVLYGGTVTFPGVCVTWGLIVMVMIYSTGHISGAHFNPAVTVTFAIFRRFPWYQVPLYIGAQFAGSLLASLTLRLMFKVTPEAFFGTTPADSPARALVAEIIISFLLMFVISRVATDNRAVIDEL, encoded by the exons ATGATTGGGACGTATTTTATAGTATTCTCTGGTTGTGGAGTGGTGGTAGTGAATGTGTTGTATGGTGGAACAGTAACGTTTCCAGGAGTTTGTGTAACTTGGGGTCTCATTGTTATGGTCATGATTTACTCCACCGGTCACATCTCCGGTGCACATTTTAATCCTGCCGTTACTGTCACTTTCGCCATTTTCCGGCGGTTCCCTTGGTATCAG GTACCATTGTATATAGGTGCACAATTTGCGGGATCGTTACTAGCGAGTTTGACACTAAGACTAATGTTCAAAGTCACACCCGAAGCTTTCTTTGGAACCACTCCGGCTGATTCACCTGCACGAGCACTCGTCGCAGAAATTATTATCTCATTCCTCCTCATGTTTGTTATCTCTCGCGTAGCCACTGATAATCGCGCC GTaatagatgagttataa
- the LOC109125272 gene encoding putative aquaporin NIP4-1: MFKVTPEAFFGTTPADSPARALVAEIIISFLLMFVISRVATDNRAVGELAGIAVGMTIMLNVFVAGPVSGASMNPARSLGPALVMGVYKHIWVYIVGPVLGVMSGGFVYNLIRFTDKPLRELTKSASFLRSISPSHKASSSKS; the protein is encoded by the exons ATGTTCAAAGTCACACCCGAAGCTTTCTTTGGAACCACTCCGGCTGATTCACCTGCACGAGCACTCGTCGCAGAAATTATTATCTCATTCCTCCTCATGTTTGTTATCTCTCGCGTAGCCACTGATAATCGCGCC GTCGGAGAATTAGCTGGAATTGCAGTTGGGATGACTATAATGTTGAACGTCTTTGTGGCCGG ACCAGTGTCGGGAGCATCAATGAATCCAGCGCGAAGTCTAGGACCAGCGTTAGTGATGGGAGTATATAAACACATATGGGTTTACATTGTTGGTCCTGTCCTCGGAGTCATGTCCGGAGGTTTTGTTTATAACCTTATCAGATTTACCGATAAGCCACTCCGAGAACTCACTAAGAGCGCTTCTTTCCTCCGTAGCATTTCCCCAAGCCACAAAGCTTCTAGTTCCAAGAGCTAA
- the LOC104733894 gene encoding probable aquaporin NIP4-2 — protein sequence MTSHCQEIEEEQMSRIEKGDGKDCHGGIETVICTSPGIVCLTQKLIAEIIGTYFIIFSGCGVVVVNVLYDGIVTFPGICVTWGLIVMVMIYSTGHISGAHFNPAVTVTFAVFRRFPWYQVPLYIGAQLTGSLLASLTLKLMFTLTPKAFFGTTPSDSSGQALVAEIIISFLLMFVISGVATDSRATGELAGIAVGMTIILNVFVAGPISGASMNPARSLGPAIVLGRYKGIWVYIVGPFVGILAGGFVYNFMRFTNKPLRELTKSASFLRSVAPKDNDSNSTKS from the exons ATGACTTCGCATTGtcaagaaatcgaagaagagcAAATGTCAAGGATTGAGAAAGGCGACGGCAAAGATTGCCATGGAGGTATCGAGACGGTCATATGCACTTCTCCCGGCATTGTTTGCCTTACCCAAAAG TTGATAGCAGAGATAATTGGGACGTATTTCATAATATTCTCTGGATGTGGAGTGGTGGTAGTGAATGTTTTGTACGATGGGATAGTAACGTTTCCGGGTATCTGTGTGACTTGGGGTCTCATTGTTATGGTCATGATTTACTCTACCGGTCACATTTCCGGTGCACATTTTAACCCGGCCGTCACTGTTACTTTTGCCGTTTTCCGGCGGTTTCCTTGGTATCAG GTACCATTGTATATAGGTGCACAACTTACGGGATCGTTACTAGCGAGTTTGACACTGAAACTAATGTTCACATTGACACCCAAAGCTTTCTTCGGAACAACTCCGAGTGATTCATCGGGACAAGCACTTGTTGCAGAGATCATTATTTCATTCCTCCTCATGTTTGTTATTTCTGGCGTTGCCACCGATAGTCGTGCG ACCGGAGAACTAGCTGGGATTGCCGTGGGGATGACTATAATTTTGAACGTCTTTGTTGCCGG ACCTATATCGGGAGCATCTATGAATCCAGCAAGAAGTCTAGGACCAGCAATTGTGTTGGGAAGGTATAAAGGAATTTGGGTTTACATTGTTGGTCCCTTCGTCGGAATTTTAGCTGGAGGTTTTGTTTACAACTTTATGAGATTCACGAATAAGCCACTCCGGGAACTCACTAAGAGTGCTTCTTTTCTTCGTAGCGTTGCTCCAAAAGACAATGATTCTAACTCTACTAAGAGCTAA